DNA sequence from the Limibacillus sp. genome:
TCTACGCGATCCCGCGCATGGCCGATCTGGTCGAGGCCTCGCTGAAGGACGTGTTCGACGCGATGGTCGAGCGCGACGTCGAGCGGGCCGGAGAGGTCTGGCGCCGGGACGAGGAGGTGGACGAGATGTACACCAGCCTCTTCCGGGAGCTGCTGACCTACATGATGGAGGACCCGCGCTCCATCACCAGCTGCACGCACCTTCTGTTCATCGCGAAGAACATCGAGCGGATCGGCGACCACACCACCAACATCGCCGAAGTCGTCACCTATCAGGTGACCGGGCGCAGCATAGAGGGCGGGCGCCCCAAGGGCGACACCACCAGCTACACCGTCGTCCAGCCGCCCGAGGCGGAAGAGGAGAAGTCCGGCGAGTGACGCGTCCCCCGCGCACCCGCGGCTTGTTGAGGAAGACCGAATGAGTCCACTAGTTCTGATCGTCGAGGATGAAGACGCCCTCGTCACCCTGCTGCGCTACAACCTTGAAAAAGAGGGTTACCGCAGCGCCTCCGCCGGCGACGGCGATGAAGCCCTGGTCATGATCAAGGAAGAGACACCGGACCTGATCCTGCTGGACTGGATGCTGCCGCTCACCTCCGGCATCGAGGTCTGCCGCCAGTTGCGCCGTCAGCCGGAGACCCGCGACGTCCCGGTCATCATGCTGACCGCGCGCGGGGAGGAGGGCGACAAGGTGCGGGGCCTCAACAGCGGGGCCGACGACTACATCACCAAGCCCTTCTCGCCCAGCGAACTGATGGCCCGCGTGCGCGCCGTGCTGCGCCGGGCGCAGCCTGCGCTCTCCGCCGACGTGCTGGAATTCGAGGACCTCTCCATGGACCTGGCCGCCCACCGCGTGAAGCGGGGCCGCCGCAACGTCCATCTGGGGCCGACCGAGTACCGACTGCTGCGCCATCTGCTGCAGCATCCGGGCCGGGTCTTCAGCCGCGAACAGCTTCTGGACGCCGTCTGGGGTCACGACGTCTACGTCGAACCGCGTACGGTCGACGTCCATATCCGCCGGCTGCGCAAGGCGCTGAACGACAACGAGGACGCCGATCTGATCCGCACGGTGCGCGCGGCGGGCTACGCCCTCGATCACCCGGGCGAAGCAATCGAACCCTGACGCCGCAGGCGGTCTTCTGCCACGAAAAGGCCGCTTGATT
Encoded proteins:
- the phoB gene encoding phosphate regulon transcriptional regulator PhoB; the protein is MSPLVLIVEDEDALVTLLRYNLEKEGYRSASAGDGDEALVMIKEETPDLILLDWMLPLTSGIEVCRQLRRQPETRDVPVIMLTARGEEGDKVRGLNSGADDYITKPFSPSELMARVRAVLRRAQPALSADVLEFEDLSMDLAAHRVKRGRRNVHLGPTEYRLLRHLLQHPGRVFSREQLLDAVWGHDVYVEPRTVDVHIRRLRKALNDNEDADLIRTVRAAGYALDHPGEAIEP
- the phoU gene encoding phosphate signaling complex protein PhoU codes for the protein MAGEKEHGDHIVKSFDAQLEQLRTNIVRMGGLAEAQLSTAITALVRRDSELASKVVGHDAEIDKLEAEVDEGVVRLLALRQPMAVDLRDVLASLKIASDVERIGDYVVNIAKRALALNQLPAVKPLYAIPRMADLVEASLKDVFDAMVERDVERAGEVWRRDEEVDEMYTSLFRELLTYMMEDPRSITSCTHLLFIAKNIERIGDHTTNIAEVVTYQVTGRSIEGGRPKGDTTSYTVVQPPEAEEEKSGE